A single region of the Fusarium keratoplasticum isolate Fu6.1 chromosome 7, whole genome shotgun sequence genome encodes:
- a CDS encoding Cupin-5 domain-containing protein, which produces MRLSLALFGLPLCLAFAVPENIQPRTESSVNLAECHSAKEVIKLLDMQPSAEKGYFVETFRDPAVTANNRSASTAIYYLLEGKSGFSLWHKLDAAEVWHYYAGSPLELYQSHNDGSCVKKNLMGPDIFKGQRPQVVVEEGEWQRARSLGKWTLVGTTVAPGFDPNGEVLQTESWEPQGC; this is translated from the exons ATGCGTTTGTCACTGGCATTGTTTGGCCTGCCTCTTTGCTTGGCCTTTGCAGTCCCCGAGAACATCCAGCCACGGACAGAAAGCAGCGTCAATCTCGCCGAATGTCATTCAGCGAAAGAAGTCATCAAGCTACTGGATATGCAGCCCTCAGCCGAAAAGGGCTACTTTGTCGAAACCTTCCGAGACCCAGCAGTCACAGCCAACAATCGCTCTGCCAGCACCGCCATCTACTACCTGCTTGAAGGAAAATCAGGCTTCTCTCTTTGGCACAAGTTGGACGCTGCAGAGGTTTGGCACTATTATGCCGGATCACCTCTCGAGCTCTACCAGTCTCACAACGATGGAAGCTGTGTCAAGAAGAACCTGATGGGACCGGATATCTTCAAGGGACAGAGGCCGCAAGTTGTggttgaagagggagagtGGCAGAGAGCTCGCAGTTTGGGCAAGTGGACACTTGTTGGCACTACAG TTGCTCCAGGATTTGACCCCAACGGAGAGGTGCTTCAGACAGAGAGCTGGGAGCCGCAAGGCTGTTAA